The following coding sequences are from one Musa acuminata AAA Group cultivar baxijiao chromosome BXJ1-6, Cavendish_Baxijiao_AAA, whole genome shotgun sequence window:
- the LOC135676794 gene encoding protein IMPAIRED IN BABA-INDUCED STERILITY 1-like isoform X1, whose amino-acid sequence MGCVASKKTVSVTPALDSSGVLRDHREGSEAVSASSSRCRAGQGCREEEQEGEGAGCRQGDPGKASAISGSLQSLRLGNFHKYIEGEQVAAGWPAWLSAVAGEAIQGWVPLKADSFEKLEKIGQGTYSSVFRAQDLDTGKVVALKKVRFDNFEPESVRFMAREILILRRLDHPNVVKLEGLITSRLSCSLYLVFEYMEHDLAGLSACPDIEFSEAQVKCYMQQLLSGLEHCHLHGVIHRDIKGANLLVNNDGVLKMADFGLANFCSTKHKQPLTSRVVTLWYRPPELLLGSTNYEVSVDLWSVGCVFAEMFLGKPILQGRTEVEQLHKIFKLCGSPPDEYWKKSKLPHATIFKPHHPYESCLQDMFKNLPATAINLLETFLSVEPYKRGTASSALASEYFRTKPYAYEPSSLPKYPPNKEIDAKSREESHRRRIERRRHGPEAITRQPGAYRASREPSNAPGKIAESQESQVNRHGVTRSKVKQEHIRVNGEARLLSQEDAAFSGPLDVSASSGFAWAKRQREACAYDRSHSSSSSKSHVSGAVDPSNTVPDKAVLELGTHKNGDADETSAGSKGHDTYEQAKCKILKKWATLGRPDSFDSSDIHHSQDFSKVLFRGDPISAKRNFLGRQDEGDRVEFSGPLLSQSHKVDELLQKHERYIRQAVQRSWFQRVAGRRQRK is encoded by the exons ATGGGCTGCGTGGCGTCGAAGAAGACGGTCTCAGTGACCCCGGCATTGGACTCCTCAGGCGTTCTGAGGGACCACCGCGAGGGATCGGAGGCGGTCTCGGCTTCTTCGTCGCGGTGCCGCGCCGGGCAGGGATGCCGAGAGGAGGAGCAGGAGGGCGAGGGGGCTGGCTGCAGACAGGGGGATCCTGGGAAGGCCAGCGCAATTAGTGGCAGTTTACAGAGCCTTCGGCTGGGGAATTTTCATAAGTACATTGAGGGGGAGCAGGTCGCCGCCGGATGGCCTGCTTGGCTCAGCGCCGTCGCCGGGGAGGCTATTCAGGGTTGGGTGCCTTTGAAAGCCGACTCCTTTGAGAAGCTGGAGAAG ATTGGACAAGGTACCTACAGCAGTGTGTTTAGAGCACAAGATCTTGACACGGGAAAGGTTGTTGCTTTAAAAAAGGTGCGGTTTGACAATTTTGAGCCAGAGAGTGTTAGGTTTATGGCAAGAGAAATATTGATACTACGGAGACTAGACCATCCAAATGTTGTGAAACTCGAAGGACTGATAACTTCTCGGCTCTCATGTAGTCTATATCTTGTATTCGAGTACATGGAACATGATCTTGCTGGGCTGTCAGCTTGTCCTGACATTGAGTTCAGTGAAGCACAG GTTAAGTGCTACATGCAGCAACTGCTATCTGGACTTGAACATTGCCATTTACATGGTGTAATACATCGTGACATCAAGGGTGCAAATCTTCTAGTAAATAATGATGGAGTTCTCAAAATGGCTGATTTTGGTCTGGCAAATTTCTGCAGTACCAAACATAAACAACCACTGACTAGCCGTGTTGTGACACTATGGTATCGTCCTCCTGAGCTACTGTTGGGTTCAACAAACTATGAAGTGAGTGTGGATTTGTGGAGTGTTGGTTGCGTATTTGCAGAAATGTTCCTTGGGAAACCAATTCTGCAAGGAAGAACTGAG GTTGAACAATTACATAAAATATTCAAGCTTTGTGGTTCCCCTCCAGATGAGTACTGGAAGAAGTCCAAGTTGCCCCATGCTACAATATTCAAACCTCATCATCCTTATGAGAGTTGTCTTCAGGATATGTTCAAGAATCTGCCAGCAACAGCTATCAATTTGTTAGAAACTTTTCTGTCTGTTGAGCCTTACAAGCGTGGCACTGCTTCATCTGCTCTTGCATCTGAG TATTTCAGAACAAAGCCTTATGCCTATGAGCCTTCAAGTTTGCCAAAATATCCACCTAATAAAGAGATCGATGCAAAGAGTCGTGAGGAGTCACACAG GAGAAGGATTGAAAGACGACGGCATGGGCCAGAAGCCATAACAAGACAACCAGGGGCATATAGAGCTTCAAGAGAACCAAGTAATGCACCAGGCAAAATAGCAGAGAGCCAAGAG TCACAGGTCAATCGTCATGGAGTTACGAGGTCCAAGGTAAAACAAGAACACATTAGAGTAAATGGTGAAGCCAGACTCTTAAGTCAAGAGGATGCTGCTTTCTCGGGTCCCTTGGATGTTTCTGCTTCTAGTGGCTTTGCATGGGCTAAAAGGCAGAGAGAAGCTTGTGCATATGATAGATCTCACAGTAGTTCTAGCTCGAAAAGCCATGTTTCTGGTGCTGTAGATCCATCCAATACTGTGCCAGATAAAGCTGTTCTGGAACTCGGTACGCACAAGAACGGAGATGCAGATGAAACCAGTGCTGGCTCCAAAGGCCATGACACATATGAACAAGCAAAATGCAAGATTCTCAAGAAGTGGGCAACTTTAGGACGCCCAGATTCATTTGACTCATCCGACATACACCATTCTCAGGACTTCTCCAAAGTGCTTTTCAGGGGAGATCCGATCTCAGCAAAACGTAATTTTTTG GGTCGTCAGGATGAAGGAGACAGAGTTGAGTTCTCAGGGCCTCTGCTTTCTCAGTCTCACAAGGTTGACGAGCTTCTGCAGAAGCATGAACGCTACATTCGTCAAGCAGTTCAGAGATCATGGTTTCAAAGAG TTGCAGGGAGAAGACAAAGAAAGTAG
- the LOC135676794 gene encoding protein IMPAIRED IN BABA-INDUCED STERILITY 1-like isoform X2: MGCVASKKTVSVTPALDSSGVLRDHREGSEAVSASSSRCRAGQGCREEEQEGEGAGCRQGDPGKASAISGSLQSLRLGNFHKYIEGEQVAAGWPAWLSAVAGEAIQGWVPLKADSFEKLEKIGQGTYSSVFRAQDLDTGKVVALKKVRFDNFEPESVRFMAREILILRRLDHPNVVKLEGLITSRLSCSLYLVFEYMEHDLAGLSACPDIEFSEAQVKCYMQQLLSGLEHCHLHGVIHRDIKGANLLVNNDGVLKMADFGLANFCSTKHKQPLTSRVVTLWYRPPELLLGSTNYEVSVDLWSVGCVFAEMFLGKPILQGRTEVEQLHKIFKLCGSPPDEYWKKSKLPHATIFKPHHPYESCLQDMFKNLPATAINLLETFLSVEPYKRGTASSALASEYFRTKPYAYEPSSLPKYPPNKEIDAKSREESHRRRIERRRHGPEAITRQPGAYRASREPSNAPGKIAESQESQVNRHGVTRSKVKQEHIRVNGEARLLSQEDAAFSGPLDVSASSGFAWAKRQREACAYDRSHSSSSSKSHVSGAVDPSNTVPDKAVLELGTHKNGDADETSAGSKGHDTYEQAKCKILKKWATLGRPDSFDSSDIHHSQDFSKVLFRGDPISAKRNFLDEGDRVEFSGPLLSQSHKVDELLQKHERYIRQAVQRSWFQRVAGRRQRK, encoded by the exons ATGGGCTGCGTGGCGTCGAAGAAGACGGTCTCAGTGACCCCGGCATTGGACTCCTCAGGCGTTCTGAGGGACCACCGCGAGGGATCGGAGGCGGTCTCGGCTTCTTCGTCGCGGTGCCGCGCCGGGCAGGGATGCCGAGAGGAGGAGCAGGAGGGCGAGGGGGCTGGCTGCAGACAGGGGGATCCTGGGAAGGCCAGCGCAATTAGTGGCAGTTTACAGAGCCTTCGGCTGGGGAATTTTCATAAGTACATTGAGGGGGAGCAGGTCGCCGCCGGATGGCCTGCTTGGCTCAGCGCCGTCGCCGGGGAGGCTATTCAGGGTTGGGTGCCTTTGAAAGCCGACTCCTTTGAGAAGCTGGAGAAG ATTGGACAAGGTACCTACAGCAGTGTGTTTAGAGCACAAGATCTTGACACGGGAAAGGTTGTTGCTTTAAAAAAGGTGCGGTTTGACAATTTTGAGCCAGAGAGTGTTAGGTTTATGGCAAGAGAAATATTGATACTACGGAGACTAGACCATCCAAATGTTGTGAAACTCGAAGGACTGATAACTTCTCGGCTCTCATGTAGTCTATATCTTGTATTCGAGTACATGGAACATGATCTTGCTGGGCTGTCAGCTTGTCCTGACATTGAGTTCAGTGAAGCACAG GTTAAGTGCTACATGCAGCAACTGCTATCTGGACTTGAACATTGCCATTTACATGGTGTAATACATCGTGACATCAAGGGTGCAAATCTTCTAGTAAATAATGATGGAGTTCTCAAAATGGCTGATTTTGGTCTGGCAAATTTCTGCAGTACCAAACATAAACAACCACTGACTAGCCGTGTTGTGACACTATGGTATCGTCCTCCTGAGCTACTGTTGGGTTCAACAAACTATGAAGTGAGTGTGGATTTGTGGAGTGTTGGTTGCGTATTTGCAGAAATGTTCCTTGGGAAACCAATTCTGCAAGGAAGAACTGAG GTTGAACAATTACATAAAATATTCAAGCTTTGTGGTTCCCCTCCAGATGAGTACTGGAAGAAGTCCAAGTTGCCCCATGCTACAATATTCAAACCTCATCATCCTTATGAGAGTTGTCTTCAGGATATGTTCAAGAATCTGCCAGCAACAGCTATCAATTTGTTAGAAACTTTTCTGTCTGTTGAGCCTTACAAGCGTGGCACTGCTTCATCTGCTCTTGCATCTGAG TATTTCAGAACAAAGCCTTATGCCTATGAGCCTTCAAGTTTGCCAAAATATCCACCTAATAAAGAGATCGATGCAAAGAGTCGTGAGGAGTCACACAG GAGAAGGATTGAAAGACGACGGCATGGGCCAGAAGCCATAACAAGACAACCAGGGGCATATAGAGCTTCAAGAGAACCAAGTAATGCACCAGGCAAAATAGCAGAGAGCCAAGAG TCACAGGTCAATCGTCATGGAGTTACGAGGTCCAAGGTAAAACAAGAACACATTAGAGTAAATGGTGAAGCCAGACTCTTAAGTCAAGAGGATGCTGCTTTCTCGGGTCCCTTGGATGTTTCTGCTTCTAGTGGCTTTGCATGGGCTAAAAGGCAGAGAGAAGCTTGTGCATATGATAGATCTCACAGTAGTTCTAGCTCGAAAAGCCATGTTTCTGGTGCTGTAGATCCATCCAATACTGTGCCAGATAAAGCTGTTCTGGAACTCGGTACGCACAAGAACGGAGATGCAGATGAAACCAGTGCTGGCTCCAAAGGCCATGACACATATGAACAAGCAAAATGCAAGATTCTCAAGAAGTGGGCAACTTTAGGACGCCCAGATTCATTTGACTCATCCGACATACACCATTCTCAGGACTTCTCCAAAGTGCTTTTCAGGGGAGATCCGATCTCAGCAAAACGTAATTTTTTG GATGAAGGAGACAGAGTTGAGTTCTCAGGGCCTCTGCTTTCTCAGTCTCACAAGGTTGACGAGCTTCTGCAGAAGCATGAACGCTACATTCGTCAAGCAGTTCAGAGATCATGGTTTCAAAGAG TTGCAGGGAGAAGACAAAGAAAGTAG
- the LOC103989004 gene encoding probable leucine-rich repeat receptor-like protein kinase At1g35710, with amino-acid sequence MAGSATLASVAFFVFLFGFAQCKTVKRDVKALNEIKASLGWRVVYAWVGDDPCGDGDLPPWSGVTCSQQGDYRVVTELEVYAVSIVGPFPIAVTNLLDLTRLDLHNNKLTGPIPPQIGQLKHLKILNLRWNKLQDAIPPEIGELKKLTHLYLSFNNFKGDIPVELANLQELRYLYLHENRLTGKIPPELGNLKYLRHLDVGNNHLTGTLRDLIRNRAGFPSLRNLYLNNNQMSGGLPDQLANLTNLEILYLSYNKMIGPVTPKLVEIPRLTNLYLDHNAFTGRIPDGFYKHSFLKELYIEGNQFKPGAKPKGNHKVLDLIDTEFLF; translated from the exons ATGGCGGGCTCCGCTACTTTGGCCTCAGTTGCCTTCTTCGTTTTTCTCTTCGGCTTCGCGCAATGTAAAACCGTGAAGAGAGACG TAAAGGCACTGAATGAAATTAAGGCTTCACTTGGTTGGCGAGTGGTTTATGCATGGGTTGGAGATGATCCTTGTGGAGATGGTGACCTTCCTCCGTGGTCAGGCGTTACATGCTCACAACAAGGAGATTACAGGGTTGTTACGGAATT GGAAGTTTATGCAGTATCAATTGTTGGTCCCTTCCCTATTGCTGTTACAAATCTCCTGGATCTTACAAGACT GGATCTTCACAATAACAAGTTGACTGGGCCGATCCCTCCTCAGATTGGGCAGCTGAAACACCTCAAAATATT GAACCTGAGATGGAATAAGCTGCAAGATGCCATTCCGCCTGAAATTGGTGAATTGAAAAAACTGACACATCT GTACCTGAGCTTCAATAATTTTAAAGGTGATATTCCTGTGGAGCTGGCAAATCTTCAAGAACTTCGTTATCTCTATCTTCATGAAAATCGCCTTACTGGAAAAATTCCTCCTGAGTTGGGAAACCTAAAATACCTACGCCACCT TGATGTAGGCAACAATCACTTGACTGGAACACTAAGGGATCTTATCCGCAATCGAGCTGGCTTTCCTTCTCTCCGTAATCT GTACTTGAATAATAACCAAATGAGTGGTGGATTACCTGATCAGCTTGCAAATTTGACCAACCTAGAAATTTT GTATTTGTCATACAACAAGATGATTGGACCAGTAACTCCAAAGCTTGTTGAAATTCCAAGATTGACCAATTT GTATCTAGACCATAATGCATTTACGGGGAGAATCCCTGATGGGTTTTACAAGCACTCCTTCTTAAAAGAACT GTATATTGAGGGTAACCAATTCAAACCTGGGGCAAAGCCAAAGGGCAATCACAAGGTGCTTGACCTGATCGACACAGAGTTCTTGTTCTAG
- the LOC135676797 gene encoding MFP1 attachment factor 1-like: MAEDSEATKHGSGEAPAKGSNEAEASATPPPPPASRLPSVSLNIWPPSQRTREAVIQHLIETLTSPSLLSKRYGVLSLDEASATGRLIEEEAFAAAATAAAADGAHATSVDEEVEILQINSKGITAAADGAHATSVDEEVEILQIYSKGISKRVIETVKKRGSSVDGAAKVTPTPADSDAPATAAGEEASSLESETPQA, translated from the coding sequence ATGGCTGAAGACAGCGAAGCGACAAAGCACGGGTCCGGAGAAGCGCCCGCAAAGGGAAGCAACGAGGCAGAGGCCTCCGCGACGCCCCCTCCGCCTCCGGCCTCCAGGCTCCCATCCGTCTCCCTCAACATCTGGCCGCCGTCGCAGCGGACGCGGGAGGCGGTGATCCAGCACCTGATCGAGACCCTCACCTCTCCATCCCTCCTCTCCAAGCGCTACGGCGTCCTCTCCCTCGACGAGGCCTCCGCCACTGGCCGCCTCATCGAGGAGGAGGCCTTCGCTGCCGCGGCCACGGCTGCGGCTGCGGACGGCGCCCACGCCACCTCCGTCGACGAAGAGGTGGAGATCCTCCAGATCAACTCGAAGGGGATCACCGCGGCCGCGGACGGCGCCCACGCCACCTCCGTCGACGAAGAGGTGGAGATCCTCCAGATATACTCGAAGGGGATCAGCAAGCGCGTGATTGAGACCGTCAAGAAGAGAGGTTCATCCGTGGACGGCGCCGCCAAGGTGACACCGACGCCCGCCGATTCTGACGCACCTGCCACTGCTGCCGGTGAGGAAGCCTCATCTCTCGAATCAGAGACTCCACAAGCTTAA